The Thamnophis elegans isolate rThaEle1 chromosome Z, rThaEle1.pri, whole genome shotgun sequence genome contains a region encoding:
- the LOC116521836 gene encoding vomeronasal type-2 receptor 26-like, whose amino-acid sequence MLKKYQHTLALVFAVNEINGNSMILPNRTLGFHIYDSHFDAQITYQNTLNLLFNQKPTLLNYKCNEKIPAAVIGGTDSETSLHIATILGIYKIPQVSYCLYSPPVNDISHPSFLYRMVPNEAHQYAGIVQLLLHFQWKWVGIMAMDDDKGEKFVQTLEKSFSENGICLAFSERMPLQSNIIDMVDHFNDMFREMAQLLSKPSVNICVVSADAHMMLDLQIVLNLAESDMMLPVQKVWVMTAHWDFSVEPFLNNLSMQIFHGALSFASHTLEMPKFQNFLLFHHPRSRTDPFIRVFWEQAFKCSFPASATDKGSCTGNERLESLPQPFFETSMTSQSYSVYNAVYALAHALHAFYSPRSKYGAVLMKDHQRTCKSQYFQLYHFLSQVSFNNSAGDKVSFGKKGELLAGFDIINWVTFPNKSFVKVKVGQMDPEAPSGRKFSINEREITWPAHFNQTIPLALCNDHCPPGSRKKRKEGEPFCCYDCNTCPSRKFSNERDMDDCLDCPEEQYPNKEKNMCIPKDLNFLSYNETLGITLAALALSLSVTTVVVLGIFIKHRNTPIVKANNRNLSYLLLVTLFLCFLCSLLFIGQPQLLTCLLRQMAFGIIFSVAVSSVLAKTITVVLAFMATKPGSKLRKWVGKRFSNSLILCCSCIQASICILWLCTGPPFPNLDMHSLPEEIVVECNEGAGNMFYYILGYMGLLALISYIVAFFARKLPDSFNEAKFIAFSMLVFCSVWVTFIPTYLSNKGKYMVAVEIFSILASSIGILGSIFFPKCYIIVVRPELNTKDHLKTKN is encoded by the exons ATGCTGAAAAAATATCAGCACACCCTGGCCTTGGTGTTTGCGGTGAATGAAATCAATGGAAACAGCATGATCTTACCCAATAGGACGCTGGGATTTCATATCTATGATAGCCACTTTGATGCCCAGATAACTTATCAGAACACGCTGAACTTGCTCTTTAATCAGAAGCCAACTCTTCTCAACTACAAGTGCAACGAGAAGATACCAGCAGCTGTCATTGGGGGTACTGATTCAGAAACTTCCCTTCACATAGCTACTATCTTAGGGATCTACAAGATTCCACAG GTCTCCTATTGTTTATATAGTCCACCAGTGAATGATATAAGCCATCCGTCTTTCTTATACCGCATGGTACCCAATGAAGCACATCAGTATGCAGGAATAGTCCAACTATTGCTTCATTTTCAATGGAAGTGGGTTGGGATCATGGCCATGGATGATGATAAAGGAGAAAAGTTTGTGCAGACTTTGGAGAAAAGCTTTTCTGAGAATGGAATCTGCCTTGCCTTCTCTGAACGAATGCCGCTCCAAAGCAATATTATAGACATGGTTGATCATTTCAATGACATGTTTAGGGAAATGGCCCAGCTGCTCAGTAAACCAAGCGTCAATATCTGTGTTGTAAGTGCTGATGCTCACATGATGTTAGATTTGCAGATAGTGCTCAATCTTGCCGAATCAGACATGATGCTGCCTGTGCAGAAGGTATGGGTGATGACAGCCCATTGGGACTTTTCAGTGGAgccctttttaaataatttaagcaTGCAGATCTTCCACGGAGCCTTGTCCTTTGCAAGTCACACCTTGGAGATGCCAAAGTTTCAGAATTTCCTTCTCTTCCACCACCCCCGTTCTCGTACTGATCCCTTTATCAGAGTCTTCTGGGAACAAGCGTTCAAATGCTCATTCCCAGCTTCTGCAACGGACAAAGGAAGCTGTACTGGCAATGAGAGACTAGAAAGCCTTCCGCAGCCTTTTTTTGAAACAAGTATGACCAGTCAAAGCTACAGTGTTTATAATGCTGTCTACGCTTTGGCCCATGCTTTGCATGCCTTTTATTCACCCAGAAGTAAATATGGAGCGGTGCTGATGAAAGATCACCAGAGGACTTGTAAATCACAGTATTTTCAG CTTTACCATTTCCTAAGTCAAGTCTCCTTTAACAACAGTGCCGGGGACAAGGTATCTTTTGGCAAGAAGGGTGAATTGCTTGCTGGATTTGACATTATTAACTGGGTTACTTTCCCTAACAAGTCCTTCGTGAAAGTGAAAGTGGGACAAATGGATCCTGAAGCCCCATCAGGCAGAAAGTTCTCCATCAATGAAAGAGAAATCACATGGCCAGCCCATTTTAACCAG ACTATACCTCTTGCTCTATGCAATGATCATTGCCCACCAGGTtccagaaagaaaaggaaggaaggggagcctTTTTGTTGCTACGATTGTAATACTTGTCCATCAAGAAAATTTTCAAATGAAAGAG aTATGGATGACTGCTTAGACTGTCCAGAAGAACAATAtccaaacaaggaaaaaaatatgtgcaTTCCCAAGGATCTAAATTTCTTGTCTTACAATGAAACTTTGGGCATCACTTTAGCTGCTCTGGCTCTATCACTTTCTGTGACCACAGTGGTGGTACTTGGAATTTTCATAAAACACCGGaatactcccattgtcaaagctaaCAACCGGAATCTCTCTTATCTTCTCCTTGTCACCCTCTTCCTCTGCTTCCTCTGTTCCTTGCTATTCATTGGTCAGCCCCAATTGCTGACCTGTCTTCTTCGTCAAATGGCTTTTGGGATTATCTTCTCAGTTGCTGTTTCTTCAgttttggccaaaaccatcacagtgGTTCTAGCTTTTATGGCTACCAAGCCAGGATCAAAATTgagaaaatgggtggggaaaagattTTCCAACTCTCTGATTCTCTGTTGTTCCTGCATTCAAGCAAGTATTTGCATATTGTGGCTGTGCACTGGCCCTCCTTTCCCAAATTTGGACATGCATTCTCTTCCAGAAGAGATTGTGGTCGAATGCAATGAAGGAGCAGGCAACATGTTCTATTATATTTTAGGATATATGGGACTTCTTGCTCTCATCAGCTACATTGTGGCTTTCTTTGCTCGAAAACTGCCAGACtcttttaatgaagccaaatttattGCTTTCAGCATGCTGGTGTTTTGTAGTGTATGGGTGACTTTTATCCCAACTTATCTGAGCAACAAAGGAAAatacatggtagctgtggagatcttctccatcttggcttccAGTATAGGAATATTGGGATCTATCTTTTTCCCTAAATGCTATATAATTGTAGTGAGACCAGAACTCAACACGAAGGACCAtctaaaaacaaaaaattaa